Proteins encoded by one window of Martelella endophytica:
- the edd gene encoding phosphogluconate dehydratase: MTADPRIAEITARIIERSKPTREAYLDRVSQAVAQGVHRSVLSCGNLAHGFAVCSPAEKVALSGDTVPNLGIITAYNDMLSAHQPFETYPAMIRDAAREAGGVAQVAGGVPAMCDGVTQGQPGMELSLFSRDLIAMAAAVGLSHNMFDAAVFLGVCDKIVPGLVMAALTFGHLPTIFIPAGPMTTGQGNDEKSHIRQLYAEGKVGRKELLESESKSYHGPGTCTFYGTANSNQMLMEMMGLHMPGSSFINPNTPLRDALTKEAAKRALAITAGGNEFTPVGQMIDERSIVNGVVGLHATGGSTNHTMHLIAMARAAGIQLTWQDISDLSDIVPLLARVYPNGLADVNHFHAAGGMGYLIRQLLKAGFLHDDVRTVFGEGMEAYAIDVKLGEDGTVKREPIDDGPSADPKVLTTHDKPFQPNGGLKMLTGNVGKAVIKISAVKPERRLIEAPAIVFHDQQALQDAFKAGELNRDFIAVVRFQGPKSNGMPELHRLTPPLGVLQDRGYKVALVTDGRMSGASGKVPAAIHVTPEAKDGGPIAKIQDGDMLRLDAETGTLEVLVDAETFAAREVATADLSGNEFGMGRELFAPFRHHVGTADQGASVVFG, encoded by the coding sequence ATGACCGCCGATCCCCGCATAGCAGAGATCACCGCCCGTATCATCGAGCGGTCCAAACCCACCCGAGAAGCCTATCTCGACCGTGTCTCCCAGGCGGTCGCACAAGGCGTCCACCGCTCGGTTCTGTCCTGCGGCAACCTTGCCCACGGCTTTGCCGTCTGTTCCCCCGCCGAGAAGGTCGCGCTTTCGGGCGATACCGTTCCCAATCTCGGCATCATCACCGCCTATAACGACATGCTCTCGGCGCATCAGCCGTTCGAGACCTATCCGGCGATGATCCGCGACGCCGCGCGTGAGGCCGGCGGCGTGGCCCAGGTTGCAGGCGGTGTACCCGCCATGTGCGACGGCGTCACCCAGGGCCAGCCGGGCATGGAACTGTCGCTGTTTTCGCGCGACCTAATCGCCATGGCCGCTGCCGTCGGCCTGTCGCACAATATGTTTGACGCCGCTGTCTTCCTCGGCGTCTGCGACAAGATCGTGCCCGGCCTCGTGATGGCGGCGCTGACCTTCGGCCACCTGCCGACGATCTTCATTCCGGCCGGGCCGATGACCACCGGCCAGGGTAATGACGAAAAGTCCCACATCCGCCAGCTCTATGCCGAAGGCAAGGTCGGCCGCAAGGAACTGCTGGAATCGGAATCGAAGTCCTATCACGGTCCCGGCACCTGCACCTTCTACGGCACCGCCAACTCCAACCAGATGCTGATGGAAATGATGGGCCTGCACATGCCGGGTTCCTCGTTCATCAATCCGAACACGCCGCTGCGCGACGCGCTGACCAAGGAAGCGGCGAAGCGGGCGCTGGCGATTACTGCCGGCGGTAACGAATTCACCCCGGTCGGCCAGATGATCGATGAGCGTTCGATCGTCAACGGCGTCGTCGGCCTGCATGCGACGGGCGGCTCCACCAACCACACCATGCACCTGATCGCGATGGCGCGTGCGGCCGGCATCCAGCTCACCTGGCAGGACATCTCCGACCTCTCCGACATCGTGCCGCTGCTCGCCCGCGTCTATCCGAACGGACTTGCCGACGTGAACCACTTCCACGCCGCCGGCGGCATGGGCTACCTCATCCGCCAGCTTCTCAAGGCCGGTTTCCTGCATGACGATGTCCGCACCGTCTTCGGCGAGGGCATGGAGGCCTATGCGATCGACGTGAAGCTCGGCGAGGACGGCACCGTCAAGCGCGAGCCGATCGATGATGGCCCGAGTGCCGATCCGAAGGTGCTCACCACCCACGACAAGCCGTTCCAGCCGAATGGCGGCCTGAAGATGCTGACCGGCAATGTCGGCAAGGCGGTGATCAAGATTTCCGCGGTCAAGCCGGAACGGCGACTGATCGAGGCCCCGGCGATCGTGTTCCACGATCAGCAGGCGCTGCAGGATGCCTTCAAGGCCGGCGAGCTCAACCGCGATTTCATCGCCGTTGTGCGTTTCCAGGGTCCGAAATCGAACGGCATGCCGGAACTTCACCGGCTGACCCCGCCGCTCGGCGTGCTGCAGGATCGCGGCTACAAGGTCGCCCTCGTTACCGATGGCCGCATGTCCGGCGCCTCCGGCAAGGTTCCGGCCGCCATTCACGTGACACCGGAAGCCAAGGACGGCGGTCCGATCGCCAAAATCCAGGATGGCGACATGCTGCGGCTCGACGCCGAGACCGGCACGCTGGAAGTGCTGGTTGACGCCGAGACCTTTGCGGCAAGGGAGGTGGCTACCGCCGATCTTTCGGGCAACGAGTTCGGCATGGGCCGGGAGCTGTTTGCGCCGTTCCGCCACCACGTCGGCACCGCCGACCAGGGCGCGAGCGTCGTCTTCGGCTGA
- a CDS encoding metallophosphoesterase: MTVFPIRRRSALQLMASAAIMPFAGLVAPARAFQAGIDFIVMADLHSAYERTGQLLAAVEDRVAASGNPSVIIINGDLFESGNIVASRSSGEIDWAFLEALAETAPVVFNIGNHEADIDNDLAHFVSRAQQLGITVLTNISDTRTGALYAPASASLDVDGKTVNFAALGVDNLFTYPKPTRDQLSIPEPVQWAKDNLADQLKDGEVNIVLSHAGVVPDKAILPMLPDGTLMIGGHDHLNIEHSDGDTRYLHTGCWSTACTVATIPAAGAPASFTRLDIDAEAPASERLAELIPAVMAAHLTADDTTVVGTTGKALSNDETGLFVAAAMAEAAGADIGFIGHTTFGAGLPQGSVSRYAFDSSVRFDGTLKQATVDAETLRQILERCNQFGDFPFDKRTGDYLYAAPAAEGKDTFVLVCNDWSATNAKNYFGRDDLTFSDIDDMNVKSVTLAAMK; the protein is encoded by the coding sequence ATGACCGTTTTTCCGATCCGGCGCCGTTCGGCGCTCCAGCTCATGGCCTCGGCCGCCATCATGCCCTTTGCGGGCCTTGTCGCCCCTGCCCGCGCCTTCCAGGCAGGTATCGATTTCATCGTGATGGCCGACCTGCACTCGGCCTATGAGCGCACCGGCCAGCTGCTCGCCGCCGTAGAGGACCGTGTTGCCGCCAGCGGCAACCCGTCCGTCATCATCATCAATGGCGACCTCTTCGAGAGCGGCAACATCGTCGCAAGCCGGTCGAGCGGCGAAATCGACTGGGCCTTCCTCGAGGCGCTCGCGGAAACCGCGCCGGTCGTCTTCAATATCGGCAACCACGAGGCCGACATCGACAACGATCTCGCCCATTTCGTCAGCCGGGCGCAACAGCTCGGTATCACCGTGCTCACCAACATATCCGACACGCGCACCGGCGCCCTCTACGCACCGGCCTCGGCAAGCCTTGATGTCGATGGCAAGACTGTCAACTTTGCCGCGCTCGGCGTCGACAATCTTTTCACCTATCCCAAGCCGACCCGCGATCAGCTTTCGATCCCGGAACCGGTGCAATGGGCGAAGGACAATCTGGCGGACCAGCTCAAGGATGGTGAGGTCAACATTGTCCTCAGCCATGCGGGCGTTGTTCCCGACAAGGCGATCCTGCCGATGCTGCCCGACGGCACGCTGATGATCGGCGGCCACGATCACCTCAACATCGAGCACAGCGATGGCGATACGCGCTACCTGCACACCGGCTGCTGGTCGACGGCCTGCACGGTCGCCACCATCCCGGCCGCCGGCGCTCCGGCAAGCTTCACCCGCCTCGACATCGACGCCGAAGCCCCGGCATCTGAGAGGCTCGCAGAGCTGATCCCGGCCGTCATGGCCGCGCACCTGACCGCGGATGACACCACCGTGGTCGGCACGACCGGGAAGGCGCTCAGCAATGACGAGACCGGCCTGTTCGTCGCCGCGGCGATGGCGGAAGCCGCCGGAGCCGACATCGGCTTCATCGGCCACACCACCTTTGGGGCCGGCCTGCCGCAGGGTTCCGTCAGCCGCTATGCCTTTGATTCCTCGGTGCGCTTCGATGGCACGCTGAAGCAGGCGACGGTCGATGCCGAAACCCTCCGGCAGATCCTGGAGCGCTGCAACCAGTTCGGCGACTTTCCCTTCGACAAGCGGACCGGCGATTATCTCTACGCGGCGCCTGCGGCTGAGGGGAAGGACACGTTCGTTCTGGTCTGCAATGACTGGTCGGCGACCAATGCCAAGAACTACTTCGGTCGCGACGACCTCACGTTCTCTGACATAGACGACATGAACGTGAAGTCCGTCACCCTGGCAGCCATGAAATAG
- a CDS encoding outer membrane protein, producing MKKILLASAALIAMSAAAEAADVVMTPPSEPYVAPQVIPQTFSWTGFYLGGTAGYDWATVDPYVNGVNTGSEDLNGGKLGGFAGYNYQFSNNIVLGAEGELDYAWNEQKFYPGGVEYKIGSDWEGSIRARLGYAFDNALLYATGGWAIANGYVDGAGTDQNEAFNGWTAGVGLDYAFSKNVFGGLEYRYTDFGKKDFDNGLEGKDFTSNRVMARVGYKF from the coding sequence ATGAAAAAAATTCTTCTCGCTTCCGCCGCCCTTATCGCGATGTCGGCCGCAGCAGAAGCCGCGGACGTCGTTATGACCCCGCCGAGCGAGCCCTATGTTGCTCCGCAGGTCATTCCGCAGACGTTCAGCTGGACCGGTTTCTACCTCGGTGGCACCGCTGGCTACGACTGGGCAACGGTTGACCCGTATGTCAACGGTGTTAACACCGGTTCTGAGGATCTCAACGGTGGCAAGCTCGGCGGTTTCGCTGGCTATAACTACCAGTTCTCGAACAACATCGTTCTCGGTGCCGAAGGTGAACTCGACTACGCCTGGAACGAACAGAAGTTCTATCCGGGTGGCGTTGAGTACAAGATTGGCTCCGACTGGGAAGGCTCGATCCGCGCCCGTCTCGGTTACGCGTTCGACAACGCCCTGCTTTACGCAACGGGCGGCTGGGCCATTGCCAACGGCTATGTTGACGGTGCTGGCACCGACCAGAACGAAGCCTTCAACGGCTGGACCGCTGGCGTCGGCCTCGACTATGCCTTCTCGAAGAACGTGTTCGGTGGTCTTGAGTACCGCTACACCGACTTCGGCAAGAAGGACTTCGACAACGGCCTCGAAGGCAAGGACTTCACGTCGAACCGCGTCATGGCACGCGTCGGCTACAAGTTCTGA